The following proteins are encoded in a genomic region of Hydra vulgaris chromosome 05, alternate assembly HydraT2T_AEP:
- the LOC136080629 gene encoding serum paraoxonase/arylesterase 1-like, whose amino-acid sequence MINFKSIVVTVLSAILIPKIYLWLTSNAVGVQFYNVYPGMCKSIPGIVCGSEKITVTSDGLAFFTSGMKGASNCDHRYLHGRIYLFDFKDPEKGATELFLKSNSILPSSFSPHGMDLFEDLKNNLIKLLVINHANHSESVEVFIFKRSEPSYLDHVKTLTDKKFVCLNDIAVINENIFYVTNYLKHCQYNEFASLLFEIGLKMPTSNIVYYNEGSTLVAADGYSSLNGIAISKDFSIVFVSSTANNTLSVFKREAKSGKLLLHNAIDISYSPDNVYIDHQTGFLYVAVLKKPLHFFLAVRNLTLNTGTGIKIVPDSNQWKNADVTEVFHDNGQLIQSASMIVFYKNQYLIGSVYNTLVYCRTDNI is encoded by the coding sequence atgataaatttcaaAAGCATTGTTGTAACTGTGTTGTCTGCTATCCTTATACCCAAAATTTACTTATGGTTAACAAGTAACGCTGTGGGAGTTCAGTTTTATAATGTCTATCCTGGAATGTGTAAATCTATTCCTGGTATTGTCTGCGGGTCTGAAAAAATTACAGTGACTTCCGATGGACTTGCTTTTTTTACTAGTGGAATGAAAGGTGCATCAAATTGTGATCATCGTTATCTGCATGgtcgtatttatttatttgattttaaagatcCAGAAAAAGGAGCAACAGAACTTTTTTTGAAGAGTAACAGTATATTACCCAGTAGTTTTAGTCCCCACGGGATGGACTtgtttgaagatttaaaaaataatttaattaaactgcTGGTGATCAATCATGCTAATCATAGCGAGAgtgttgaagtttttatttttaaacgtaGTGAACCTTCTTATTTGGATCATGTAAAAACTTTAActgataaaaagtttgtttgtcTTAATGATATTGctgttataaatgaaaatatattttatgttactaATTATCTGAAGCACTGTCAATATAACGAATTTGCTTCATTGCTTTTtgaaattggtttaaaaatgcCCACATCTAATATAGTTTACTATAATGAAGGAAGCACTTTAGTTGCAGCAGACGGGTACTCCTCATTAAACGGTATAGCCATAAGTAAAGATTTCTCCATTGTTTTTGTATCTTCAACTGCAAATAATACTTTATCTGTTTTTAAACGCGAAGCTAAATCAGGAAAACTTTTACTTCATAATGCAATTGATATTTCATATAGTCCTGACAATGTTTACATTGATCATCAAACTGGTTTTTTATATGTTGCAGTCTTAAAAAAACCACTTCATTTCTTCTTGGCAGTAAGAAACTTAACTCTCAACACTGGAACTGGGATAAAAATTGTGCCTGACTCTAATCAATGGAAAAATGCTGATGTAACTGAAGTTTTTCATGATAATGGTCAGCTTATTCAAAGTGCAAGCATgatagttttttacaaaaatcaatatttaattgGTTCGGTTTATAACACATTGGTTTACTGCCGCACAGATAATATCTAA